Proteins encoded by one window of Salvia splendens isolate huo1 chromosome 7, SspV2, whole genome shotgun sequence:
- the LOC121810604 gene encoding antifungal protein ginkbilobin-like protein — translation MGILLMVAESSADTTITQWRCNADEYSANDAYAANVEYIEVMLVSVTPNVGYYYNTQSPADTDICYGLATCSAALTNNDCSDCLSAATASAKEICPFKIGAMVHMVDFALRYENYFFY, via the coding sequence ATGGGAATATTGTTGATGGTTGCAGAAAGCAGCGCAGACACGACTATAACGCAATGGCGTTGCAATGCGGATGAGTATTCGGCAAACGATGCTTACGCTGCTAATGTGGAATACATTGAAGTTATGCTCGTATCAGTGACGCCCAACGTAGGCTACTATTACAACACGCAGTCGCCCGCCGACACCGACATCTGCTACGGCCTGGCCACGTGCAGCGCCGCCCTCACCAACAACGATTGCTCCGACTGCCTctccgccgccaccgcctccgcTAAGGAGATATGCCCCTTCAAAATTGGCGCCATGGTGCATATGGTCGACTTCGCCCTCAGATATGAGAACTACTTTTTCTACTAG